The genomic interval ACCGAATCAAGCAACAATTGAACCTCTCCAGATGCAGCTTTAGAAATTAAATCACGCGCTGCAGGGGACATCGTATCATGATCTTTGAGAATAAATCGCAGAATCACATTCGTATCGAGAAGTATTTTCATGAATCCAGCCCTGATTTTTTCTGGAATTGGCGAGCGGCCAATTCATCATGCGTTATACGCCTTGCCTCATCTAAAGGAATGTACGAAATTTTTTCTTGATGAAGAGATCCATACACCTCATCAACGGTCGGTATGCGCAGAGGACGAATAACAATCTCACCCTTTTCATTCACTTGAAACAAGACTTGATCTCCGACATTCGCACCCACAGCTTCCCGAATTTCACTAGGTATCGTAATTTGAAACTTAGAGGTGATTTTTCCAATCCGCACGGACATCACCATCACTCCTTCCGAACGAGATGACTCCTTACAGTATACAACTTTTCATCGCTTCGCGTGAAGATTCTTACCATGTTAGAAAGCCAATTCATCATGACCCTGTGTCATCAATTTTTCACGGCCTTTTGAATACAGCGTCAAAATGGGCTCTCTTGGCGAACGTAATTCGGCTTCACAACGGTATTGTCGTAATTTCGATGGAAAATGTGCGTTGCCGCCGGAGAAACCGGAGGAATCAGCCAGGTCCAGTCGCCCGTAAGCTCGCGTCCCTCATCCATTTCGATCTGCTCAAATCGTTCAAACTGCTTTGCGGCCGTATGATGATCAACAATCGTCACGCCGCTCTCCTTAAAGGACTGCAGGACAGCAATGTTCAACTCGATGAGCGCCTTGTCCTTCCATAGAGAGGCGTCCGATTTTGTGTCAAGCCCCATGAGCGCCGCCACCTTCGGCAACCTATCGTAGCGCGTCACATCTGCAAAGTTACGAGCACCGATCTCCGTCTCCATGTACCAGCCATTAAATGGAGCCGCTGGGTAGCGCGTTCCCCCGATCTCTAAAGCCATGTCAGAAATCATGGGAACCGCGTACCACTTCAGTCCCAACGCTTCAAATTGAGGGAAATCTGAATGACGGATCTCAACTTCCAACACCATATCCTCAGGAATGGGAAACCACACGGGTTGTTCCCCATTGATTTGAACCACGAGGGGCAGAACATCAAACGGCGTCCGCTTGCCTCGCCATCCCAACGCTTCACAGACACGCGTAAACACAACGGAATGTGGATCACCAAGAATTCCACGCTCGGTCTCATAGCCTGCGTAACGGACAAGTTGGTGGTTCCAAATCCGCACACTTGGATGAAACACGGTAATTGTAGGACGTATCTTTCCTGCGTTTGTGGCAAACTCAATATGACGGTAAAGAGCCTGCACCACCTCGTCAGGTGTTCCCAGATGCCTCTCATCAAAAACGTTCAGTGACTTCCAAAACAGCCGCCCAATACAGCGATTGCTATTTCTCCACGCCATGCGCGCTCCGTGTTCCAGCTCTTCGTATGTAGGCGCGTACGTTGCTCTTTGCAGCCATTCCTCTTCAAATGCAGCTAACCTGCCGTCGGTTTCTTCAACACGCTTCCCAAGTTCGTTGAAGCACTCTAAAATAAATGCTCGTGCTTCGTCGTACAATCCCATGATAAATGCCCCTTCATTGGATGATTCCGCCATCGCGTCCCACCCGATCAGTGTACTCTATTTATAGGAATGGAGATGAAGGAGTGGTGCTGATGTTTGAATTAGCGGCCAAGGCATCCGATGTTCGACAGAACTTTTCTGAATATGTCGATACCGTCGTACATGATCAGCCTGTTTTTGTCGCGCGAAATCGTCACTTATTCGCGTGGTTCAACCCGGAACAACTGGCAACGTTGCTGGATGCAGTTACGTTTCATGCAGAACTGGAAAGAGATGAGAACGGGGAATACATTGCTATTTTCAATGCGATTGATGACATCGTGGTACGTGGAGAAACCCGCGAAGCGGCTCTACGGAATCTGGCTCAACTCATGCGAGAATACGCCGAGGAATATCTTACGACCAGCTTTAAGCTGTTTTTCAATGCACCGAACAGGCGCGGTCACTTCCCCTATGTTCTCAAAATCGCATTGCAAGCCAGTCTCGATGATATTGTCGGATTACTCCATGCCGGGGACTAAGGAGCATCGACGTTTTTGCCAGAACGATGGTCAACGCGTCAAGCCTGGCCCGACGCGCTGAGATATATTTTTTCTTCTATCTGACCTGCCCAAACCTGCTTTCCGACAAATATCCAATGCATTTTAGAGTGACTCGCTCGGGACGCGAGCGCTACCGTCACTCGGATTTCATAACAAAAGTCCTACAAATCCTGCGAGGATACCCGTTATAAATGTGGCGATTCCCGTAAAGACTAACGCCTTTTTGGAAAAATGTCTCCAAACCATCGCCATTGAAGGTGCACTAACTGCAGGAAGTGTAAGTAAAAGCGCCCATGCCGGACCTATACCGAGACCATAGTGCATCATGGTCTGAATAATCGGCACCTCGCCAGCCGTCGGAATCACAAAGAATGTTCCTGCAAGCGCCAATCCAAGGATCCACATGACCCCATCCGCATGCGTAAAATCAATCGCTGGAAACAACCAACTGCGCAGCGCCCCAACGAGCAGAACAAGCAATACATAAACTGGAAGTACCGTCAAAGAGATTCGGCCAAGTTGAGTGATAAACCGCAACCAAACAGGGCGCTGATCATGCTCTAACGCTTTTTCAACCGCCCGCTTTGCGCCACTTGGCGTTTCGCGATCCTCAAAGAACTGATTGACGATAAATCCGACGCTAAACACAAGAAGGAGCCCAAAGAGAATTCGAATGAGTGCAAAATTCCAGCCCAACACGAATCCTGCAAAAATGATGGTGGCGGGATTGAGCACAGGATTGGCCAGCCAAAATGCCAGAGCTGAACCCGTTGCCACATCCTGTTTACGAAGACCGACAACAATGGGTGCGCTGCAACACGTACACATCATGCCAGGTACTGCCAAGGCGCTTGCCGCGAGTACAGACGTCGGTTTGCGATGACCAAGAAGCTTTAAAATCCAATGCTTTGGGATTAAAACTTGGACGGCCGCCCCGACGACCACACCGAGAATAACGGCCTGCCAGACTGCTCCAAAGTATGCGACTGCGTAATGCCAAGCTGCCGTAAAGCCAACTGCTGGGGCAATATCCCCTTTACCGCTCACGATCGAACTGCCAATGGAATGCTTGGCTGCCGCGAGAAACGCCTTATGATAATAGGGATTCCATTTTACATACCACTCACCAAAAAGCAGAATCAACATAAAAAGAGAGATCCGCCACACCCATCGACGTTTATCTTGGCGTAGTGAATTAGCCAATTCCGACATATTACATCTCCTCAGATTCAAAATAGAAAATAAGACAGTACGATCATAGTTCATTATAAATTTTTATTCAACATCATGAAAAATAGTTATATCGCGTTCAAATTTTATCTGGAACCGGATGTAGCAAAACGTAGATAACCGCGCTGCATCACACTCTTCGATTACGGATGACATTCAAACGCAAAAAACCTCAGCGCGGCAAGTCAGGCTAGACGCGCTGAGACACGTTTTTCACATCCATCCGGACCGATTCAAACCTGCTTTCCGACAAACACCAGATTCATCTCGGTGTGACTAGCCCCAAAATTCTCACTCGTATCATCCGCAACGCTTGCCCGTATCACTCCCAACCCGCAGCCACACACCTGCGCGGCGTCTCTCATGGCGCGCCGACGGTGATCGTTTCCGTGATGCGCGGCTGCGTCGGGTTAGCGAGGTCAATAAACGTAAGCGTCGCCGTCCCCGGCCCCACCGCCGTGATCGTCGGCAGCGCGAACGCGGTGTTGCCGAGAAACTGGACAGGCAGCGAGCCCATCTGCGTCCACATCGTCGACGGCGTCACCGCGAGCACCGCCGGGTTTGACGTCACGATCTCAAGCGGATCGTGATTGAGCACCGCGCTCCCCGCACTGTTGAGCGGCACCGCGTAGAGCGTCGCGCCGCCGGACGAGCCGCCAACCGAGCTTCCCGCCGCGCCGCCAAGCATATCCCGCAAGCGTCTGCCCCAAGGGCATCGCCGCCGTCGGCCACACCATCCCGTTTAACGCGTACGGCGAACTCGACAGCGCGAGCCCCGTCGTGTAATAAAGCGTTGACCCGACCGTCGCCGTCACCTCCGACACACTCGTCTGCCCCGGCAAGCCCGCCACGAGCTGGAATTCTCCGCCCTTTCCTTGCGGCACCGTCACACTCACAGACGCCACACCCTGCGCGTTCGTGGTCACCGCAAGCGGCGCCGCCTGCGACCACGCGCTCGACCCGTTGACCGTGACGTCCGCCGAGTTGCCGCGCGGCGCAAAATAGAAGTCGATCGTCTGGCCCGCCGCCTGCACCGGGTTGCCGTTTGGATCTTCCAGTTGCGCAGTGTACGTCACCGTTTGCCCCTCCTCGACGCTTGACGACGCGCCGTTCAGATCGCTAGGCGTATCGCCCGTCAACATCGCGTATACCCCGACGCCCGACGAATACGCATAGCCGACGGTCTTCTCCGTTCCCGTCAGCGCGTCATGCAGGGTAATCTGGGGGCTGACCGCGCCCGCCCCCGTCGTGACGACCGCGAACTGGGCAAGCCCGGTACTCGCTGAGATCGCCGTCTGCAACTGGCTGGCACTCAGCGCCGGACCCGTCGGCTGACCGTTTGCCACCGCGTAATAGGCGAGCGTCCCACCCACCGTCGACGCGTTGTCAGTCAGCGTCAGCGGGTCACTCGTCGCCGGAATCACCGCATGCCCCGCCGCGTCACTGAGCGACACCGTGTAAAGCGTAAACGGCGAGCCCTGCGGCAGCGCCGGCTCCTGCGCGGCGCCCATGGCGTTCACCGTACTCGGCGTGCTGCTTACGACAAGCGCAGTCGGGGCGCCTGTCGCCACCGCGGAAATCGTCGTCGACGCGACAACCGCGCCCGACAGACTGGCGTCAAGCGTAATCGCCCCCGACTGACCGGGCAGAGACCACACGGGAATCTGCGTCGGCACACCCGGCACCACATACGCGGAAAACGTCTGCAAAAGCGAGCCGCCCGCCTGAAACGACGCGGGGCCGCTCAGCGTAAACTGCGCAAGCACCGGGAGTCCCGCGACCGACGTGCCAAGCCCCCCCACCGTGGCGGAGACCGCGTCCTCTGTCGCCTGATTGTCACTGACCGTCGCCGTCGTCGGGCTCAGCGTCAGGGCGTTTGCCGACGGCCACGTGTAGCTGATCGTGGTTGACGGATCGACAAATGTGCTGGCGAGCGCCGTCCCAGAGAGAGCGACATTCGAGAGCGACACCGTGTCGCTCACTCCGCCTGTCGTCCCCGCCTTGACCGCAAACGTCGCTACGCCGTTTACAAAGTGGATCGAAGAAATCGGTGCGCCTGTGGTCGGATCAACGTAGGAACCGTACTGGAGTGCGCTGAGGCTCGCCGTCCCCGACGCGTTGCTGACCGTCTGCCCCGTACTGTCAACGATCGTCGCCGTCATCGTGTCAAGCGCCTGGCCGTTTGCGGTCAGTGTCGAACTGGATGATGACAAGTTGATCCCAGCCGGTTGCGCATACGCCGTGATGATCAGCGGCGCTACGCTCACGCCGTCTACCGTCGCCGTCACCGTGTAAGTCCCCGGCTGTGTGACGATTAGCGTCCCGGAGTACGTGTCAAGCACCGCGCCCGTTTGATTGTCGAGCGCATACGTAACGTTTGCGTTTGCCGGAATCGCCTGCGTCTGTCCGTTCGCGCTGCGCAGTGCAAGGGACAGCTGGACGACCGAGTTTGGCGAAACATTCGTCGCACTGGCCGTGAGCACAGGCGTCTCCCCGCTCGGAAGCAGCGTGCCGTTTGCGTAGCTGAGGATGTTTTCGAGGATCACCGCCGCGCCCGCGCGCGTGACACGCGTCCCGTGAACCGGGTTAAAGCCGCGAAAGATCCCGAGCTGTGTCGCGTAGGTGAGCGGCGTGACGCCCTTTGGCAGCGTGAGTTGCCCTGCCTTCTTTAGCGCCGCGACAAACAGTGACGCCACATCCCCGGTCGACGCGGCCTGATTGACGCCAAATCCCCACCCGCCTTTACGCCAAGCCAACTCGGTACGATCCAGCCCGCCTGGTACGCTGCGTTCACATACGCATACGCAAAACTCCCCGGCCGCACATCCCGATAGATCTCCTTCCCGCCGCCACTTGGCGACACCTGCGTCGTGGCCTGCAGCGCATTCATCATGTACGCAAGCCACTGTCCGCGCGTGATGAGCGTGTTCGGGCGAAACGTACCGTTCGCAAACCCGTGCAGCACGCCTGCCGCCGTGAGCGCTTCAATCTGCGCTGCCCCATACGACGTCGGCGCGAGATCCGCATACCCCGTTCCCGTCACCGACTGCGCAAACGCAGAAGGCGCAAGGTTCATCAGCACGAGTAAAGCCGCCCCCGCCATCGCCTTTTTCTTATTCACAACACGACCTCCCTTAAAGACTGGATGAACCCTATTCATAGCGCAGCGCTTCAATCGTGTTCAGGCGTGCCGCCTTGCGCGCAGGATAGACGCCAAAGATCGTCCCCACCGCGAGCGCAAACAGCACAGACACGAGAATTGATGTGAGCGAGACGAGCGAGCCTTGCTTCATGAGCACGCCGACGAGTTCAGCGCCGCCGCCGCCGATCAGCACCCCAAGCAATGCACCCGAGAGACTGAGCACGACGGATTCGACGAGAAACTGAAACAGGATGATCGAGCGGCGCGCGCCGATCGCCTTGCGAATGCCGATCTCGCGTGTGCGCTCCGTCACGGAGACGAGCATGATGTTCATGATGCCAATTCCCCCGACGATCAGCGAGATGCCCGCGACTCCGCTCAACACCTCGCTGATCAGCGTCGTGATCGAACTGAGCGCGCTCAAGGTGGTCGCCTGGTTGAAGATTTGGAAGTCACTCGCCTGTCCCGTTCCGAGATGATGCAAAAAGCGCAGCGTCGACGTGATCTCGCCCTGCGCCTGCATCATGACGCTTGGCGACTGTGCCGAAACGAGGATCGAGTTTACGTATGGACTTCCGGTAAACAGGTTCATCGCTGTTGTATACGGAATCTCTGCATAATCGTTCGGGTTTTGCACGCCGATCGTATTCTGCGCAGCAAGCACGCCGACGACTGTAAACGGAATCTGCTTGATGTCGATCACCGCGCCGACTGGCGAGGTGTTTGTCCCGGCAAACAGCGTCTGCGCAATGTCGCTTCCGAGTACGACGACATTTTCACTTCGCGCCACTTCCTGCGCGCTAAAAAACCGACCCGCGCTGACCGTCAAATTTTTGATCATCGGGTAGTCGCTGTTGACGCCCTGCACGGTCACCGAGTTGTTGTTCATTTGATAGACGACTTGTCCATTGCTCTGGATCATCGGCGAAGCGTACGCCACGTCCGGGTCGCTGGCTGCGATTGCCGCCGCATCCGTACCAAGCAGTGTCGGCTGCGAGCCAAACCCGGCGCCCACGCCGCCGACGCTTGCTGACCCGGAGTTGATCGTCAGCAGGTTCGTGCCAAGCGACTCAATCTGCGCAGTGATCCCGTGTGTCGCAACCGTTCCAACGGCCGAGAGCGCGATGACGGACGCTACCCCGATAATGATCCCGAGCATGGTGAGAATCGAGCGCATCTTGTTTGCAAAGATGCTGCGCATGGCGACGCGAAAGGTATCCCTGATCGGCATGTGTCTCTCTCCTCCTACAGCGCCTGCGTGTCCGATTCGATCGACCCGTCGCGAAAGCGAATGATCCGCTTGGCGCGCGCGCCAACGTCCGCTTCGTGTGTCACCATGCCGATTGTGTTGCCTTGCGCGTGAAGCTCCTCGAACAGTTGCAGGATCTCTTCGGTCGTCTGGCTGTCAAGCGCCCCGGTCGGTTCGTCCGCAAGGAGCAGCACGGGCTGATTGACCAAGGCTCGCGCAATGGAGACACGCTGCTGCTGTCCGCCAGACAGTTCATTTGGACGGTTGTGCATCCGCTCTTTTAGTCCGACGCGCTCCAGTGCATGGGCAGCACGCTCCTGGCGTTCTTTGCGGGGCACACCCGCGTACATCATCGGCAGTTCGACGTTTTCAAGCGCCGTTGTGCGCGCAAGGAGATTGAAATTCTGAAACACGAACCCAATCTTTTCGTTGCGCAGCCGCGCGAGCTGGTCATCTTCAAGCGTTGCCACATCCGCGCCGTCAAGGTGATAGGTTCCGCTGCTTGGCTTGTCAAGACAGCCGATCAGGCTCATCATCGTCGATTTCCCCGACCCAGACGGCCCCATGATCGCGACGAACTCGCCTTGCTCAATATTCATGGAAACACCCCGCAGCGCACGCACGAGTTGGCCGCCGATCAGATACTCGCGCGTCACGTCGCGCAGCGCGATAAGGCTGCTCTTGTTCATCGGTTTAGCCAAGAAGTTTTCGTCCACCGCCGCCAAAGCGACCGCCTCCTCCCCCGCCAAACCCGCCTGTGGTGCTGGTGCTGCTCGCATACGTGCCATTGGTGACGGGGGGAATGAGCAGGATTTGTTGCCCAACGGAGAGTCCGCTCACGATCTGCACGTTTGATGTGCCAAAAAGTCCCACGGTGACGGGCTGGAAGTAGACTTGTTTGCCAAACGGCGTCTTGCCGCCACCACCGCTGAAGCTGGCGATTCCGGTAAGGCCCGTGCCTGCGCTGCCGGATGAACCTGCGCTCGCGTTGCCGCCGCCAAAGCCTGAGCCTGAGCCTCCGAACCCTGAACTGCCGCCCTTGTGGTGGCGACCTTTGTGCCCGCTGAAACCGGATGCGCCACCCCCGCCTGCAGTCGCGCCGCCAAGGTTGGCGGAGCCCCCGTGGCTACTGCCCGCCTTGCGCTTTCCGATCACGTAGACACCCTCGGTCGTCCCGATCTGGGTGAGGGAACTCGCTGGGATGGTGATGACATTTCTTGCTGTCTTTGCGTTTATCGTCACGTTCATCGTCATGCCTGGACGCAAGAGACCTGATGAATTGTTGACGCTTGCGAGCACGGTGTACTCTGTGACGTTTGAAACGACTTGTGGCACGGGATATACCTGCGTGAGGTGTCCTGTAAAGGTTTGGCTCGGATAGGCAGTGGCTGTCGCAAAGAGCGTCTCGCCCGCTTTGAGTGACCCGATCTCCGACTCCGGCACCTGTAGGTTGATCTCTGCGTTTGGTCCAGATGTCTGATCAATCACGACCGTGGGCGACCCGGGGCTGACCTGCTCGCCGACGGCGCCGTTTACGGTGATTACCTGTCCTGAGACGGGCGCGGTCAGCACGGTATCCTGCTCTGAAACGCGCGCGGACTGCAGTTGTGCCTCGGCCGACTGGAGGCTTGCCTGTGCGGATTGGATCGTAGCGCGGTCTGTCTCAAGGACGGTTGGGTCGGTGGGAAGCTCTGTCTGTTGAAGCGTCGCCTTTGCGCTTTGCACGGCGATTTCATCCTGTGCCACCGTGTTTTGCGCGCTCTGCACGGCGGCTGCCTGCGATGTGCGGTCGTTGTAGATCGTCTGGGCGATGCGGAGGTTGGCCTTTGCGGCTGCGAGTTGGGCGAGTGCCTGGTTGTACGCATTCTGCGCGGATGTCACGCTGTTTTTGGCAAGCAGTGCGGCGTTTGTCGTCGCGCCAGGGGCCGCTTGCGCAAGGGCGTTCTCTGCGTTTAAGAGGGATGCCTCGTCACTCGTGACGGCTGACTGGTTTTGCGTGATGGCGCTCTGGCCGTTGTTGTAGCTCTGCTGCGCCTGGCGAACAGCCGCTTGGTCTGCGCTGATCTGTGCCGCGCTTGCGCCATTTTGCACATCCGTGCTGAGCGTCTGTTCGGCCGCCTGAAGCGCTTGTTGGAGGAGGTTTAGATTCGACTCTGCGAGAGCGAGTTGCGCGTTCGCCGTCGAAATCGCTTTTTCGGCGACGGTCACGTTGAATTGGAGCGCGGTGATCGACTCCGGCGTCGCGCCGTGCAGGGTCTCTTGCTCCATGAGCTTCGCGCGCTGGAGTGCCACCTGCGCGTTTTGCACCGCTGCTTGCTGTGTTGTCACTGCGTTTTGTGCGCTGATCACCTGCTGCTGTGAACTGGTGCGGTCATGGTACAGTGCGACTTGGGTGGCGTACTGCTGCTTTGCGCCAATCAGCGCGAGTTGCGCGCGCGTCACCGCTTGTTTGGCGAGGGCGAGCGCGGGTGCCGTCGGGCCTTCCATGTCTTTTTGCAGTTTGGCTTGCGCGGTCGTCAGGTTGGATTCTGCCTGGGTCACTGCCGCCTCTGCGCTGGCG from Ferroacidibacillus organovorans carries:
- a CDS encoding AbrB/MazE/SpoVT family DNA-binding domain-containing protein, with translation MVMSVRIGKITSKFQITIPSEIREAVGANVGDQVLFQVNEKGEIVIRPLRIPTVDEVYGSLHQEKISYIPLDEARRITHDELAARQFQKKSGLDS
- a CDS encoding nitric oxide synthase oxygenase → MAESSNEGAFIMGLYDEARAFILECFNELGKRVEETDGRLAAFEEEWLQRATYAPTYEELEHGARMAWRNSNRCIGRLFWKSLNVFDERHLGTPDEVVQALYRHIEFATNAGKIRPTITVFHPSVRIWNHQLVRYAGYETERGILGDPHSVVFTRVCEALGWRGKRTPFDVLPLVVQINGEQPVWFPIPEDMVLEVEIRHSDFPQFEALGLKWYAVPMISDMALEIGGTRYPAAPFNGWYMETEIGARNFADVTRYDRLPKVAALMGLDTKSDASLWKDKALIELNIAVLQSFKESGVTIVDHHTAAKQFERFEQIEMDEGRELTGDWTWLIPPVSPAATHIFHRNYDNTVVKPNYVRQESPF
- a CDS encoding permease; amino-acid sequence: MSELANSLRQDKRRWVWRISLFMLILLFGEWYVKWNPYYHKAFLAAAKHSIGSSIVSGKGDIAPAVGFTAAWHYAVAYFGAVWQAVILGVVVGAAVQVLIPKHWILKLLGHRKPTSVLAASALAVPGMMCTCCSAPIVVGLRKQDVATGSALAFWLANPVLNPATIIFAGFVLGWNFALIRILFGLLLVFSVGFIVNQFFEDRETPSGAKRAVEKALEHDQRPVWLRFITQLGRISLTVLPVYVLLVLLVGALRSWLFPAIDFTHADGVMWILGLALAGTFFVIPTAGEVPIIQTMMHYGLGIGPAWALLLTLPAVSAPSMAMVWRHFSKKALVFTGIATFITGILAGFVGLLL
- a CDS encoding S-layer homology domain-containing protein, with the protein product MNKKKAMAGAALLVLMNLAPSAFAQSVTGTGYADLAPTSYGAAQIEALTAAGVLHGFANGTFRPNTLITRGQWLAYMMNALQATTQVSPSGGGKEIYRDVRPGSFAYAYVNAAYQAGWIVPSWLGVKAGGDLASIRPRRPGMWRHCLSRR
- a CDS encoding ABC transporter permease, giving the protein MPIRDTFRVAMRSIFANKMRSILTMLGIIIGVASVIALSAVGTVATHGITAQIESLGTNLLTINSGSASVGGVGAGFGSQPTLLGTDAAAIAASDPDVAYASPMIQSNGQVVYQMNNNSVTVQGVNSDYPMIKNLTVSAGRFFSAQEVARSENVVVLGSDIAQTLFAGTNTSPVGAVIDIKQIPFTVVGVLAAQNTIGVQNPNDYAEIPYTTAMNLFTGSPYVNSILVSAQSPSVMMQAQGEITSTLRFLHHLGTGQASDFQIFNQATTLSALSSITTLISEVLSGVAGISLIVGGIGIMNIMLVSVTERTREIGIRKAIGARRSIILFQFLVESVVLSLSGALLGVLIGGGGAELVGVLMKQGSLVSLTSILVSVLFALAVGTIFGVYPARKAARLNTIEALRYE
- a CDS encoding ABC transporter ATP-binding protein, which produces MNKSSLIALRDVTREYLIGGQLVRALRGVSMNIEQGEFVAIMGPSGSGKSTMMSLIGCLDKPSSGTYHLDGADVATLEDDQLARLRNEKIGFVFQNFNLLARTTALENVELPMMYAGVPRKERQERAAHALERVGLKERMHNRPNELSGGQQQRVSIARALVNQPVLLLADEPTGALDSQTTEEILQLFEELHAQGNTIGMVTHEADVGARAKRIIRFRDGSIESDTQAL
- a CDS encoding efflux RND transporter periplasmic adaptor subunit → MGAVLEKSFQIPLKRKRGKVWVYSSVAVVIVLGGAAFAIHRAATRTVAIPAFDRYTVGLGTVTQTVGASATVQAPSTVSLSFPSSGGTLTSLPVQVGQQVRAGQTLAAVSNQTQSVQLASAEAAVTQAESNLTTAQAKLQKDMEGPTAPALALAKQAVTRAQLALIGAKQQYATQVALYHDRTSSQQQVISAQNAVTTQQAAVQNAQVALQRAKLMEQETLHGATPESITALQFNVTVAEKAISTANAQLALAESNLNLLQQALQAAEQTLSTDVQNGASAAQISADQAAVRQAQQSYNNGQSAITQNQSAVTSDEASLLNAENALAQAAPGATTNAALLAKNSVTSAQNAYNQALAQLAAAKANLRIAQTIYNDRTSQAAAVQSAQNTVAQDEIAVQSAKATLQQTELPTDPTVLETDRATIQSAQASLQSAEAQLQSARVSEQDTVLTAPVSGQVITVNGAVGEQVSPGSPTVVIDQTSGPNAEINLQVPESEIGSLKAGETLFATATAYPSQTFTGHLTQVYPVPQVVSNVTEYTVLASVNNSSGLLRPGMTMNVTINAKTARNVITIPASSLTQIGTTEGVYVIGKRKAGSSHGGSANLGGATAGGGGASGFSGHKGRHHKGGSSGFGGSGSGFGGGNASAGSSGSAGTGLTGIASFSGGGGKTPFGKQVYFQPVTVGLFGTSNVQIVSGLSVGQQILLIPPVTNGTYASSTSTTGGFGGGGGGRFGGGGRKLLG